In Mycobacterium sp. 050128, one genomic interval encodes:
- a CDS encoding cupin domain-containing protein gives MSLVVPPYPPTRYTAEQPEVSAWLRRAPENGGAPPDYETAGVKYHYLANQQATDGDYGLYRVDIGPAGGGPPAHYHRAMSEAFFVLSGTIKLYDGTEWVDGRARDFLYVPPGGIHGFRNEADEPASILMLFAPGAPRETYFEGFGALADMTDDERSEWFVRHDNFWV, from the coding sequence GTGCCGCCGTATCCGCCGACCCGCTACACCGCCGAGCAGCCGGAGGTCAGCGCCTGGCTCAGACGGGCCCCGGAAAATGGAGGGGCACCGCCGGACTACGAGACCGCCGGGGTCAAGTACCACTACCTCGCCAACCAGCAGGCCACCGACGGCGACTACGGCCTGTACCGGGTCGATATCGGGCCGGCCGGCGGCGGGCCCCCGGCGCACTACCACCGGGCCATGTCGGAGGCCTTCTTCGTGCTGTCCGGGACGATCAAGCTCTACGACGGCACGGAGTGGGTCGACGGCCGCGCGCGCGATTTCCTCTACGTGCCGCCGGGCGGAATCCACGGCTTCCGTAACGAGGCCGACGAACCCGCGTCGATCCTGATGCTGTTCGCGCCCGGTGCTCCGCGCGAGACCTACTTCGAAGGTTTTGGCGCACTGGCCGACATGACCGACGACGAACGCAGCGAGTGGTTCGTCCGGCACGACAACTTCTGGGTCTGA
- a CDS encoding FAD-dependent monooxygenase has product MHTTSKTEVLVVGAGPVGLVAGCELARRGIRVRVIDKLAAPTDQSRAIAVHSRSLDMYSRMGIIDEMVSTGVKATAMRMYAGSSRLFHVPLSVVDSAFPFSLVTAQTETERVLTEYLESLGVTIERGVELVALKQDDAGAHLTLRHADGVTELLTTPWVIGADGARSTVRKLVGTKLAGSFVGERFLLGDVDAEHQLDRDSMYTFFAPDGPVVVLPMREGRMRFLAEIHDAPGAPLNLHPTQDELQTILDQRVGGIHLLTSHWLTSFEVHHARVPAYRWGRVFLAGDAAHIHSPAGGQGMNTGMQDAFNLAWKLAAVLNGEAGERLLDSYEAERLPVAHKVISFTDRLTRVGTLSGVPRVIRNLIVKTLSHIPAISRFVANVVEEIDIGYRDSPIAVGQPVKRAKAVAGDHLPHVVDETVQKQLSAVCGAQNTGHTVVTVAHGHVAPAAGEGELQVLVTDADTPVAGYDAVIADPKGLVAQRLGLTAGGRVVVRPDGYLGAVAALADTATIADYFATLRS; this is encoded by the coding sequence ATGCACACCACCTCGAAGACCGAAGTCTTGGTCGTCGGTGCCGGGCCGGTCGGGCTGGTCGCCGGCTGCGAACTCGCCCGCCGCGGCATCCGCGTGCGAGTAATCGACAAGTTGGCAGCACCCACCGACCAGTCCCGGGCCATCGCGGTGCACTCCCGCAGCCTGGACATGTATTCCCGGATGGGCATCATTGACGAGATGGTGAGCACCGGGGTCAAGGCCACCGCGATGCGGATGTACGCCGGCAGCAGCAGGCTGTTCCACGTCCCGCTGAGCGTCGTCGATAGCGCGTTCCCATTCAGCTTGGTCACGGCGCAAACCGAGACCGAGCGGGTGCTGACCGAATACCTGGAGTCGCTCGGTGTCACGATCGAACGCGGTGTCGAACTGGTCGCGCTGAAGCAGGACGACGCCGGCGCGCACCTCACCTTGCGGCACGCCGACGGAGTGACCGAACTCCTCACCACGCCGTGGGTGATCGGTGCCGACGGCGCCCGCAGCACCGTGCGCAAACTTGTCGGCACCAAACTCGCCGGTTCCTTTGTGGGAGAACGCTTTCTGCTCGGCGACGTCGATGCCGAGCATCAGCTGGACCGGGATTCGATGTACACCTTCTTCGCCCCCGACGGGCCGGTGGTGGTACTGCCGATGCGGGAAGGGCGGATGCGTTTTCTGGCCGAGATCCACGACGCGCCAGGCGCCCCGCTGAACCTCCACCCCACACAGGACGAACTGCAGACGATCCTCGACCAGCGAGTCGGCGGAATCCACTTGCTTACCTCGCATTGGCTGACCAGTTTCGAGGTCCACCACGCGCGGGTGCCCGCCTACCGCTGGGGCCGGGTCTTCCTGGCCGGCGACGCCGCCCACATCCACAGCCCGGCCGGTGGCCAGGGCATGAACACCGGCATGCAGGACGCATTCAACCTGGCATGGAAGCTGGCCGCGGTGCTCAATGGCGAAGCCGGCGAGCGGCTGCTGGACAGCTATGAAGCCGAACGACTTCCCGTTGCCCACAAGGTCATTTCGTTCACCGATCGGCTCACCCGGGTGGGAACGTTGTCCGGGGTGCCGCGGGTAATCCGCAACCTGATCGTGAAGACCCTGTCCCATATCCCGGCGATCAGCCGATTCGTCGCCAACGTCGTCGAGGAGATCGACATCGGCTACCGGGACAGCCCCATCGCCGTGGGCCAACCGGTCAAACGCGCCAAAGCGGTTGCCGGTGATCATCTTCCACATGTCGTCGACGAGACGGTGCAGAAGCAGCTCAGCGCCGTCTGCGGCGCACAGAACACCGGCCACACCGTGGTCACCGTCGCCCATGGACATGTGGCACCCGCCGCGGGGGAGGGCGAGTTGCAGGTCCTGGTCACCGATGCCGACACGCCGGTCGCAGGGTACGACGCCGTCATCGCCGACCCGAAAGGTCTTGTGGCACAACGACTCGGACTCACCGCCGGAGGCCGGGTCGTGGTCCGCCCGGACGGCTACCTCGGGGCGGTCGCCGCCCTCGCCGACACCGCCACCATCGCCGACTACTTCGCCACACTGAGGAGCTGA